Proteins from one Athalia rosae chromosome 8, iyAthRosa1.1, whole genome shotgun sequence genomic window:
- the LOC105686149 gene encoding probable phosphomevalonate kinase, with translation MAAPGGTSSAQVVKEIVSLPKPRRILLFSGKRKSGKDYITNILQDRFDSSQCVTIKISGPIKSHWAKSLHLDLKELLGDGEYKERYRQKMILWGEEMRKKDYGYFCRAAIDMYNAHDVPMWIVSDVRRKTDIRWFSENFSDTCKTIRITSNDEVRRKRGWIFTPGVDDAESECDLDDVNDWDLEVFNNEENIDNILPTILELMK, from the exons ATGGCGGCCCCCGGAGGAACATCCTCCGCGCAGGTAGTGAAGGAAATCGTATCCCTGCCAAAACCTCGAcgcattttattattcagtGGAAAACGAAAATCTGGGAAGGATTACATCACCAATATTTTACAGGATAG attcgacaGCTCGCAATGTGTGACGATAAAGATATCGGGGCCCATAAAATCTCATTGGGCAAAAAGTTTGCACCTCGACTTGAAAGAGTTGCTCGGAGATGGCGAGTACAAAGAAAGGTACCGGCAGAAAATGATTTTGTGGGGTGAAGAAATGAGGAAGAAGGACTACGGTTACTTTTGCCGAGCTGCTATCGACATGTACAATG CTCACGACGTACCGATGTGGATAGTGAGCGATGTCAGACGCAAAACCGACATCCGATGgttctctgaaaatttcagtgaCACTTGTAAAACAATTAGAATCACTTCCAATGATGAAGTCCGAAGAAAGCGTGGATGGATTTTTACACCAG GTGTTGACGACGCAGAATCTGAGTGTGATTTAGATGACGTTAACGATTGGGATTTAGAAGTTTTCAACAACGAGGAAAACATCGACAACATATTGCCAACTATCTTGGAGTTGATGAAATAG
- the LOC105686238 gene encoding zinc finger protein 888-like: MDREENVLFNGVDGMIQIIGEASPKDISSLKGFLDYVETISKPDDKSKTRNSIKIEGAATELGMTGKFIDINLTDLMKKDTMTKSSIQYVALPETQNFFNGENVEVEWKVNEDNESPYRCAICQVQFFSRVSLDRHIVDLHLGTTGRFLCDICHKEFSRVFDLARHKLIHSGVKPFQCSTCQKQFSRQDHLKQHILSHSQCSEGEFFGFENGLNKCTICHKQLSRPQHLRTHMRQHLGTLFECDKCSKRFSRASHLRAHMRLHLGTCFRCSVCQKEFSRPSDLDRHKLTHLDKKLFECPTCQKKFSRKDNLKKHMLSHVDSVPADHEIQNHVRFSMNLSEEIDGLPSNPGSSEPNFEGTTCAHNNWSEKKFECAVCEKRFNRKVRLKEHVRIHVEKKLSFDDRENKDQNKCGICSKQLSRPEHLKAHMRLHLGTLFKCETCEKEFSRSSDLERHKLVHSGLKQFICIICHKQFSRKDYLKNHMLSHANKKSFECDKCKKRFTYFTNLRNHLHLHLGQ, translated from the exons ATGGATCGCGAG GAGAATGTATTGTTCAACGGCGTTGATGGAATGATACAAATCATTGGAGAGGCATCGCCCAAAGATATATCTTCCTTGAAGGGATTCCTCGATTATGTTGAGACCATATCGAAACCAGATGATAAATCAAAGACTCGAAATTCGATAAAGATAGAAGGCGCTGCCACCGAGCTCGGAATGACCGGTAAATTTATCGACATCAATCTGACAGATTTG ATGAAGAAGGACACTATGACAAAATCTTCGATACAGTACGTAGCTCTCCCAGAGACGCAGAATTTCTTCAACGGGGAAAATGTGGAAGTGGAATGGAAGGTAAACGAGGATAACGAGAGTCCCTACCGATGCGCTATCTGTCAGGTCCAATTTTTCAGCCGAGTTTCTTTGGACAGACACATTGTAGACTTGCATTTGGGTACGACGGGGAGGTTCCTATGCGACATTTGTCACAAGGAGTTTTCCCGCGTGTTCGATTTAGCCAGGCACAAATTGATACACTCCGGTGTAAAGCCGTTCCAATGCAGTACCTGTCAAAAGCAGTTTTCCAGACAGGATCATTTGAAGCAGCATATTTTGAGCCATTCGCAGTGCTCCGAGGGGGAGTTTTTCGGCTTTGAGAACGGTCTGAACAAGTGTACCATTTGTCACAAGCAATTATCGCGTCCCCAGCACCTCCGGACTCACATGCGTCAACATCTGGGTACCCTGTTCGAGTGCGACAAATGCAGCAAAAGATTTTCTCGCGCGTCTCACCTCAGAGCGCACATGCGTCTCCACCTCGGTACGTGTTTTCGCTGCAGTGTTTGTCAAAAAGAATTTTCCCGCCCCTCGGATCTGGATCGTCACAAGCTCACGCACTTGGACAAAAAGCTTTTCGAGTGTCCTACGTGtcagaaaaaattctctcgcaAAGACAATCTGAAAAAGCACATGCTTTCCCACGTGGACTCGGTACCCGCCGATCACGAGATCCAAAACCACGTCAGATTTTCCATGAATCTGAGCGAAGAAATCGACGGTTTGCCCTCGAATCCGGGGAGCTCCGAACCGAATTTCGAGGGGACCACGTGCGCGCACAATAATTGGTCGGAGAAAAAGTTCGAGTGCGCGGTTTGCGAGAAACGTTTCAACAGAAAGGTCCGTTTAAAGGAGCACGTTCGGATCcacgtagagaaaaaattgtcctTCGACGATCGGGAGAACAAGGATCAAAATAAATGTGGTATTTGCAGCAAGCAGTTATCGCGACCGGAACACCTCAAAGCTCACATGCGTCTGCATCTCGGTACACTTTTCAAATGCGAGACGTGTGAAAAAGAATTCTCTCGATCCTCCGATTTGGAACGTCACAAATTAGTCCACTCCGGTCTCAAGCAATTCATATGCATTATTTGCCACAAGCAATTCTCGCGTAAAGATTACTTGAAAAATCACATGCTCTCGCACGccaataaaaaatcattcgaatgtGACAAATGCAAGAAGCGATTCACCTATTTCACAAACTTGAGAAATCACCTTCATCTTCACTTAGGAcagtaa
- the LOC105686618 gene encoding pyruvate carboxylase, mitochondrial isoform X1 — MYSVGRASSALSRHRVILQSWNVANNKKNFATDVEYKPIRSVLVANRGEIAIRVFRACNELGIRSVAIYSEQDKMHMHRQKADEGYMVGRGLPPVQAYLNIPEIIRVAKENDVDAIHPGYGFLSERSDFAQAVTDAGIRFIGPSPKVVQQMGDKVAARKAAIEAGVPIVPGTDGPVTTADEAQEFCNKHGLPVIFKAAYGGGGRGMRVVKQMEEVREMFQRASSEAEAAFGNGAMFIEKFIERPRHIEVQLLGDHAGNVVHLYERDCSVQRRHQKVVEIAPAPSLDPKVRDKMTEHAVRLAKHVGYANAGTVEFLADESGNFYFIEVNARLQVEHTVTEEITGIDLVQSQIHIAEGMTLPELGMTQEKIRPQGYAIQCRVTTEDPAKGFQPDTGRIEVFRSGEGMGIRLDGASAFAGAIISPYYDSLLVKVIAHSGDLQSSCAKMNRALREFRVRGVKTNIPFLLNVLENQKFLNGNVDTYFIDENPQLFQFQPSQNRAQKLLNYLGTVLVNGPSTPLATSLKPAEIKPHVPEIARDFAKLAAAEESGDPDAPGILEPPQGLRKVLKEQGPEAFAKAVRADKRLLLMDTTFRDAHQSLLATRIRSHDLLLISPYVANKFSGLYALENWGGATFDVALRFLHECPWERLEDMRKAIPNIPFQMLLRGANAVGYTNYPDNVVFKFCELAVQSGMDIFRVFDSLNYLPNLILGMEAAGKAGGVVEAAISYTGDVSDPTRTKYDLKYYTKLADELVKAGTHVLSIKDMAGLLKPKAASILIDAIRQRQPDVPIHIHTHDTAGAGVAAMLACAEAGADVVDVAVDSMSGMTSQPSMGAVVASLQGTPLDTGFQLTDISEYSAYWEQTRTLYAPFECTTTMKSGNADVYLNEIPGGQYTNLQFQAYSLGLGEFFEDVKKAYREANLLLGDIIKVTPSSKVVGDFAQFMVQNKLSAADVLEKAEELSFPKSVVEFLQGAIGEPYGGFPEPLRSKVLKNMPRIEGRPGESLAPLDFGALKNQLKESHPHVSDKDVMSAALYPQVTNDFLTFREEFGPVDKLDTRIFLTGPKVGEEFEVTIEKGKTLGLKTLAMAEDLTPNGEREVFFEMNGQLRSVFIKDKEAVKELHIHPKAAKGDKSQVGAPMPGTVIDIRVKVGDEVEKGAALVVLSAMKMEMVVQAPKAGKIKSLAIDQGMKLEGDDLLLTME, encoded by the exons ATGTATTCGGTGGGAAGAGCGTCGTCGGCGCTGTCGAGGCATCGCGTTATACTTCAGAGCTGGAACGTGGCTaacaataaaaagaattttgcCACAGACGTCGAATACAAACCAATCAGAAGCGTTCTCGTTGCTAACAGAG GTGAAATCGCCATAAGAGTTTTCCGAGCATGCAACGAACTCGGCATACGTTCGGTGGCGATATACTCCGAGCAGGACAAGATGCACATGCACCGGCAGAAGGCCGACGAGGGCTACATGGTGGGACGGGGTCTGCCGCCGGTGCAGGCGTACCTAAACATCCCCGAGATAATACGTGTCGCAAAGGAGAACGACGTAGACGCCATCCACCCGGGGTACGGATTCCTCTCCGAAAGATCGGATTTCGCTCAGGCCGTTACCGACGCGGGTATAAGGTTCATAGGGCCCAGTCCGAAGGTCGTCCAACAAATGGGCGACAAG GTCGCCGCGAGAAAAGCGGCAATCGAAGCCGGAGTCCCGATAGTCCCGGGGACCGACGGTCCCGTGACGACGGCCGACGAGGCTCAAGAGTTTTGCAACAAGCACGGGCTACCCGTGATATTCAAAGCTGCCTACGGAGGAGGCGGCAGAG GGATGAGGGTGGTCAAGCAGATGGAGGAGGTGCGCGAGATGTTCCAGCGCGCCTCTTCCGAGGCGGAGGCGGCATTCGGCAACGGGGCGATGTTCATAGAAAAGTTCATCGAAAGACCGAGGCACATAGAAGTCCAGCTGCTCGGTGATCACGCCGGTAACGTGGTGCACCTCTACGAAAGGGACTGCTCGGTGCAGAGGCGGCATCAGAAG GTGGTCGAAATCGCGCCGGCGCCTTCGTTGGACCCGAAGGTCCGCGACAAGATGACGGAGCACGCGGTGAGGCTGGCTAAGCACGTCGGCTACGCGAACGCGGGTACGGTGGAGTTCCTCGCCGACGAGTCCGGCAATTTCTACTTCATCGAGGTGAACGCCCGGCTGCAGGTGGAGCACACCGTCACCGAGGAGATCACGGG GATCGACCTCGTCCAGTCGCAGATCCACATTGCGGAGGGCATGACCCTGCCCGAACTTGGCATGACGCAGGAGAAGATCAGGCCCCAAGGTTACGCGATCCAGTGTCGGGTGACCACCGAAGATCCCGCCAAAGGTTTCCaaccggacaccggaaggatcgAGGTCTTCCGTTCCGGAGAGGGGATGGGCATCCGTCTGGACGGCGCTTCGGCGTTCGCCGGGGCGATAATATCACCCTACTACGATTCTCTTCTGGTCAAG gtAATAGCCCATTCCGGAGACTTGCAATCCTCCTGCGCGAAGATGAACCGAGCTCTGAGGGAGTTCAGAGTGCGAGGTGTCAAAACGAACATTCCATTTTTGCTCAACGTATTGGAGAATCAGAAGTTCTTGAACGGAAACGTGGACACTTATTTCATCGACGAGAATCCGCAGCTATTCCAGTTCCAACCGAGTCAGAACCGAGCGCAAAAGTTATTGAACTATTTGGGTACGGTTTTGGTGAACGGGCCCAGCACTCCGTTGGCAACGTCTCTGAAACCAGCTGAGATAAAACCGCACGTACCCGAAATAGCGAGAG ACTTTGCTAAGCTTGCCGCAGCCGAAGAGAGCGGAGATCCAGACGCACCAG GAATACTGGAGCCCCCCCAGGGACTGCGGAAGGTCCTGAAGGAGCAGGGACCCGAGGCGTTCGCCAAGGCGGTGCGCGCCGACAAACGTCTGTTGCTGATGGACACGACGTTCCGTGACGCGCACCAGTCCCTCCTGGCAACGAGGATCAGGTCCCACGATCTGCTGCTGATATCGCCGTACGTGGCTAACAAGTTCAGCGGTCTCTACGCCCTGGAGAATTGGGGGGGCGCGACCTTCGACGTCGCCCTTAGGTTCCTACACGAGTGCCCTTGGGAACGGCTGGAGGACATGCGCAAGGCCATACCGAACATACCCTTCCAGATGTTGCTCAGAGGAGCCAACGCGGTCGGTTACACCAACTACCCGGACAACGTGGTCTTCAAGTTTTGCGAACTCGCCGTGCAGTCGGGAATGGACATATTCAGGGTGTTCGACTCCCTCAACTACCTGCCCAACCTGATCCTGGGCATGGAGGCCGCCGGCAAGGCCGGGGGGGTCGTAGAGGCGGCGATATCCTACACGGGTGACGTCAGCGACCCAACACGCACCAAGTACGACCTGAAGTACTACACGAAATTGGCCGACGAACTCGTCAAGGCCGGTACTCACGTACTCTCCATCAAGGACATGGCCGGTCTCCTGAAGCCGAAGGCGGCCAGCATCCTCATAGACGCCATCAGGCAGAGGCAACCCGACGTTCCCATCCACATCCACACCCACGATACGGCCGGCGCCGGCGTAGCCGCGATGTTGGCCTGCGCCGAGGCTGGCGCCGACGTAGTCGACGTGGCCGTCGACAGCATGTCCGGCATGACCAGTCAACCTTCGATGGGGGCAGTGGTAGCTTCGTTGCAAG GAACGCCTTTGGACACCGGTTTCCAACTGACTGACATATCGGAGTACTCCGCTTACTGGGAACAGACGAGAACATTGTACGCGCCTTTCGAGTGCACCACGACGATGAAGTCCGGCAACGCCGATGTTTACTTGAACGAGATACCCGGCGGACAGTACACCAATCTACAGTTCCAAGCGTACTCTCTGGGACTCGGCGAGTTCTTCGAGGACGTTAAGAAGGCCTACCGCGAGGCGAACCTCCTCCTCGGCGACATTATAAAGGTGACGCCTAGCTCGAAGGTCGTCGGCGACTTCGCCCAGTTCATGGTACAGAACAAACTCAGCGCCGCCGACGTACTGGAGAAGGCCGAGGAGTTGTCATTCCCGAAATCGGTGGTCGAGTTCCTCCAGGGCGCGATCGGGGAGCCCTACGGAGGATTCCCGGAGCCTCTGAG ATCCAAGGTGCTGAAGAACATGCCGCGCATCGAGGGCAGACCCGGCGAGAGTTTGGCCCCCCTGGATTTCGGGGCGTTGAAAAATCAGCTCAAAGAGTCCCACCCCCACGTGTCGGACAAGGACGTAATGTCGGCGGCATTGTACCCCCAGGTTACCAACGACTTTCTGACATTCAGGGAGGAATTCGGACCGGTGGATAAACTGGACACGAGGATATTCCTGACCGGGCCGAAGGTCGGCGAGGAGTTCGAGGTCACTATAGAGAAGGGCAAGACCTTGGGTCTGAAGACCCTCGCGATGGCCGAAGATCTGACGCCGAACGGGGAGCGGGAGGTATTCTTCGAAATGAACGGACAACTGAGGTCCGTCTTCATCAAGGACAAAGAAGCCGTCAAG GAGTTGCACATCCACCCGAAAGCGGCTAAGGGTGACAAGAGTCAAGTCGGCGCCCCTATGCCGGGGACCGTGATCGACATCAGGGTCAAGGTTGGGGATGAGGTGGAGAAGGGCGCGGCCCTGGTAGTTTTATCGGCGATGAAAATGGAGATGGTGGTGCAAGCCCCGAAGGCCGGTAAAATCAAATCGCTCGCTATAGATCAAGGTATGAAACTCGAAGGGGACGATCTACTGCTCACCATGGAATAA
- the LOC105686618 gene encoding pyruvate carboxylase, mitochondrial isoform X2, translating to MYSVGRASSALSRHRVILQSWNVANNKKNFATDVEYKPIRSVLVANRGEIAIRVFRACNELGIRSVAIYSEQDKMHMHRQKADEGYMVGRGLPPVQAYLNIPEIIRVAKENDVDAIHPGYGFLSERSDFAQAVTDAGIRFIGPSPKVVQQMGDKVAARKAAIEAGVPIVPGTDGPVTTADEAQEFCNKHGLPVIFKAAYGGGGRGMRVVKQMEEVREMFQRASSEAEAAFGNGAMFIEKFIERPRHIEVQLLGDHAGNVVHLYERDCSVQRRHQKVVEIAPAPSLDPKVRDKMTEHAVRLAKHVGYANAGTVEFLADESGNFYFIEVNARLQVEHTVTEEITGIDLVQSQIHIAEGMTLPELGMTQEKIRPQGYAIQCRVTTEDPAKGFQPDTGRIEVFRSGEGMGIRLDGASAFAGAIISPYYDSLLVKVIAHSGDLQSSCAKMNRALREFRVRGVKTNIPFLLNVLENQKFLNGNVDTYFIDENPQLFQFQPSQNRAQKLLNYLGTVLVNGPSTPLATSLKPAEIKPHVPEIARGILEPPQGLRKVLKEQGPEAFAKAVRADKRLLLMDTTFRDAHQSLLATRIRSHDLLLISPYVANKFSGLYALENWGGATFDVALRFLHECPWERLEDMRKAIPNIPFQMLLRGANAVGYTNYPDNVVFKFCELAVQSGMDIFRVFDSLNYLPNLILGMEAAGKAGGVVEAAISYTGDVSDPTRTKYDLKYYTKLADELVKAGTHVLSIKDMAGLLKPKAASILIDAIRQRQPDVPIHIHTHDTAGAGVAAMLACAEAGADVVDVAVDSMSGMTSQPSMGAVVASLQGTPLDTGFQLTDISEYSAYWEQTRTLYAPFECTTTMKSGNADVYLNEIPGGQYTNLQFQAYSLGLGEFFEDVKKAYREANLLLGDIIKVTPSSKVVGDFAQFMVQNKLSAADVLEKAEELSFPKSVVEFLQGAIGEPYGGFPEPLRSKVLKNMPRIEGRPGESLAPLDFGALKNQLKESHPHVSDKDVMSAALYPQVTNDFLTFREEFGPVDKLDTRIFLTGPKVGEEFEVTIEKGKTLGLKTLAMAEDLTPNGEREVFFEMNGQLRSVFIKDKEAVKELHIHPKAAKGDKSQVGAPMPGTVIDIRVKVGDEVEKGAALVVLSAMKMEMVVQAPKAGKIKSLAIDQGMKLEGDDLLLTME from the exons ATGTATTCGGTGGGAAGAGCGTCGTCGGCGCTGTCGAGGCATCGCGTTATACTTCAGAGCTGGAACGTGGCTaacaataaaaagaattttgcCACAGACGTCGAATACAAACCAATCAGAAGCGTTCTCGTTGCTAACAGAG GTGAAATCGCCATAAGAGTTTTCCGAGCATGCAACGAACTCGGCATACGTTCGGTGGCGATATACTCCGAGCAGGACAAGATGCACATGCACCGGCAGAAGGCCGACGAGGGCTACATGGTGGGACGGGGTCTGCCGCCGGTGCAGGCGTACCTAAACATCCCCGAGATAATACGTGTCGCAAAGGAGAACGACGTAGACGCCATCCACCCGGGGTACGGATTCCTCTCCGAAAGATCGGATTTCGCTCAGGCCGTTACCGACGCGGGTATAAGGTTCATAGGGCCCAGTCCGAAGGTCGTCCAACAAATGGGCGACAAG GTCGCCGCGAGAAAAGCGGCAATCGAAGCCGGAGTCCCGATAGTCCCGGGGACCGACGGTCCCGTGACGACGGCCGACGAGGCTCAAGAGTTTTGCAACAAGCACGGGCTACCCGTGATATTCAAAGCTGCCTACGGAGGAGGCGGCAGAG GGATGAGGGTGGTCAAGCAGATGGAGGAGGTGCGCGAGATGTTCCAGCGCGCCTCTTCCGAGGCGGAGGCGGCATTCGGCAACGGGGCGATGTTCATAGAAAAGTTCATCGAAAGACCGAGGCACATAGAAGTCCAGCTGCTCGGTGATCACGCCGGTAACGTGGTGCACCTCTACGAAAGGGACTGCTCGGTGCAGAGGCGGCATCAGAAG GTGGTCGAAATCGCGCCGGCGCCTTCGTTGGACCCGAAGGTCCGCGACAAGATGACGGAGCACGCGGTGAGGCTGGCTAAGCACGTCGGCTACGCGAACGCGGGTACGGTGGAGTTCCTCGCCGACGAGTCCGGCAATTTCTACTTCATCGAGGTGAACGCCCGGCTGCAGGTGGAGCACACCGTCACCGAGGAGATCACGGG GATCGACCTCGTCCAGTCGCAGATCCACATTGCGGAGGGCATGACCCTGCCCGAACTTGGCATGACGCAGGAGAAGATCAGGCCCCAAGGTTACGCGATCCAGTGTCGGGTGACCACCGAAGATCCCGCCAAAGGTTTCCaaccggacaccggaaggatcgAGGTCTTCCGTTCCGGAGAGGGGATGGGCATCCGTCTGGACGGCGCTTCGGCGTTCGCCGGGGCGATAATATCACCCTACTACGATTCTCTTCTGGTCAAG gtAATAGCCCATTCCGGAGACTTGCAATCCTCCTGCGCGAAGATGAACCGAGCTCTGAGGGAGTTCAGAGTGCGAGGTGTCAAAACGAACATTCCATTTTTGCTCAACGTATTGGAGAATCAGAAGTTCTTGAACGGAAACGTGGACACTTATTTCATCGACGAGAATCCGCAGCTATTCCAGTTCCAACCGAGTCAGAACCGAGCGCAAAAGTTATTGAACTATTTGGGTACGGTTTTGGTGAACGGGCCCAGCACTCCGTTGGCAACGTCTCTGAAACCAGCTGAGATAAAACCGCACGTACCCGAAATAGCGAGAG GAATACTGGAGCCCCCCCAGGGACTGCGGAAGGTCCTGAAGGAGCAGGGACCCGAGGCGTTCGCCAAGGCGGTGCGCGCCGACAAACGTCTGTTGCTGATGGACACGACGTTCCGTGACGCGCACCAGTCCCTCCTGGCAACGAGGATCAGGTCCCACGATCTGCTGCTGATATCGCCGTACGTGGCTAACAAGTTCAGCGGTCTCTACGCCCTGGAGAATTGGGGGGGCGCGACCTTCGACGTCGCCCTTAGGTTCCTACACGAGTGCCCTTGGGAACGGCTGGAGGACATGCGCAAGGCCATACCGAACATACCCTTCCAGATGTTGCTCAGAGGAGCCAACGCGGTCGGTTACACCAACTACCCGGACAACGTGGTCTTCAAGTTTTGCGAACTCGCCGTGCAGTCGGGAATGGACATATTCAGGGTGTTCGACTCCCTCAACTACCTGCCCAACCTGATCCTGGGCATGGAGGCCGCCGGCAAGGCCGGGGGGGTCGTAGAGGCGGCGATATCCTACACGGGTGACGTCAGCGACCCAACACGCACCAAGTACGACCTGAAGTACTACACGAAATTGGCCGACGAACTCGTCAAGGCCGGTACTCACGTACTCTCCATCAAGGACATGGCCGGTCTCCTGAAGCCGAAGGCGGCCAGCATCCTCATAGACGCCATCAGGCAGAGGCAACCCGACGTTCCCATCCACATCCACACCCACGATACGGCCGGCGCCGGCGTAGCCGCGATGTTGGCCTGCGCCGAGGCTGGCGCCGACGTAGTCGACGTGGCCGTCGACAGCATGTCCGGCATGACCAGTCAACCTTCGATGGGGGCAGTGGTAGCTTCGTTGCAAG GAACGCCTTTGGACACCGGTTTCCAACTGACTGACATATCGGAGTACTCCGCTTACTGGGAACAGACGAGAACATTGTACGCGCCTTTCGAGTGCACCACGACGATGAAGTCCGGCAACGCCGATGTTTACTTGAACGAGATACCCGGCGGACAGTACACCAATCTACAGTTCCAAGCGTACTCTCTGGGACTCGGCGAGTTCTTCGAGGACGTTAAGAAGGCCTACCGCGAGGCGAACCTCCTCCTCGGCGACATTATAAAGGTGACGCCTAGCTCGAAGGTCGTCGGCGACTTCGCCCAGTTCATGGTACAGAACAAACTCAGCGCCGCCGACGTACTGGAGAAGGCCGAGGAGTTGTCATTCCCGAAATCGGTGGTCGAGTTCCTCCAGGGCGCGATCGGGGAGCCCTACGGAGGATTCCCGGAGCCTCTGAG ATCCAAGGTGCTGAAGAACATGCCGCGCATCGAGGGCAGACCCGGCGAGAGTTTGGCCCCCCTGGATTTCGGGGCGTTGAAAAATCAGCTCAAAGAGTCCCACCCCCACGTGTCGGACAAGGACGTAATGTCGGCGGCATTGTACCCCCAGGTTACCAACGACTTTCTGACATTCAGGGAGGAATTCGGACCGGTGGATAAACTGGACACGAGGATATTCCTGACCGGGCCGAAGGTCGGCGAGGAGTTCGAGGTCACTATAGAGAAGGGCAAGACCTTGGGTCTGAAGACCCTCGCGATGGCCGAAGATCTGACGCCGAACGGGGAGCGGGAGGTATTCTTCGAAATGAACGGACAACTGAGGTCCGTCTTCATCAAGGACAAAGAAGCCGTCAAG GAGTTGCACATCCACCCGAAAGCGGCTAAGGGTGACAAGAGTCAAGTCGGCGCCCCTATGCCGGGGACCGTGATCGACATCAGGGTCAAGGTTGGGGATGAGGTGGAGAAGGGCGCGGCCCTGGTAGTTTTATCGGCGATGAAAATGGAGATGGTGGTGCAAGCCCCGAAGGCCGGTAAAATCAAATCGCTCGCTATAGATCAAGGTATGAAACTCGAAGGGGACGATCTACTGCTCACCATGGAATAA
- the LOC105686147 gene encoding uncharacterized protein LOC105686147, whose amino-acid sequence MYKTVRKGDASLQYTILPQTDQFNAAGLTQPTLKNKDKVGVKCLMVLLAVVVIGSCVALPFLIDPNGNNLLKSSSKFRTSRLDDAANRSTSGETVRSNDSTRTIVKIANEDHRKVADSSSASRSKSDRNKKWEDPEDEAKISEGRTTASSLAFGAARTEEDAEDYPSKDLAGPRVATSATSSSGPGFVSKTTGEDDSRGTPSPATLRKVEKAEEEVVSSVTETPKTLPRVTLKLRENETVPQMYMKSGIASYKKGNITTSVLAHGLSLEGLIFKTPEGTIKPWPQKWPFADPASYFQWKGIRQVPRVVYFVILGFAGLATTGIILMTYIQWRTSSRRQRGNPQVLEIESQEEDESTLLGPEMATETVEKE is encoded by the exons ATGTACAAAACTGTGCGAAAGGGCGACGCATCCTTGCAGTACACTATACTGCCGCAGACCGACCAGTTCAACGCGGCAGGATTAACCCAACCGACGTTAAAAAACAAGGATAAGGTCGGGGTGAAATGTCTGATGGTTTTACTGGCGGTGGTGGTGATAGGGTCCTGCGTGGCCCTGCCATTTCTGATAGACCCGAACGGcaataatttgttgaaaaGTAGTTCGAAGTTTAGGACGTCGCGGTTGGACGACGCGGCGAACAGGAGTACAAGCGGCGAGACGGTAAGGAGCAACGATTCGACGAGGACGATTGTCAAAATCGCCAACGAGGATCACAGGAAGGTGGCGGATTCGTCGTCGGCTAGCAGGTCGAAGAGcgacagaaataaaaagtggGAGGACCCCGAGGACGAGGCGAAAATTTCGGAGGGCAGGACGACCGCGTCGTCGTTGGCCTTCGGGGCGGCGAGGACCGAGGAAGACGCCGAGGATTACCCTTCGAAGGACCTTGCAGGACCGCGGGTGGCGACTTCGGCCACCTCGTCGAGCGGACCGGGGTTCGTTTCGAAGACGACGGGCGAGGACGATTCGAGGGGAACGCCGTCCCCGGCGACCTTGAGGAAGGTCGAaaaggcggaggaggaggtggtgtCCTCGGTCACCGAAACGCCGAAGACGTTGCCCAGGGTGACCTTGAAACTACGGGAGAACGAAACGGTGCCGCAGATGTACATGAAGTCCGGCATCGCCTCGTACAAGAAGGGCAACATCACTACCAGCGTACTGGCGCACGGTCTGAGCCTCGAAGGGCTCATATTCAAAACGCCCGAAGGGACTATCAAACCCTGGCCACAGAAATGGCCCTTCGCCGATCCCGCATCTTATTTTCAATGGAAG ggTATCAGACAAGTACCGCGGGTGGTGTACTTCGTGATACTCGGATTCGCCGGATTAGCAACGACCGGGATAATCCTGATGACGTACATCCAATGGCGGACGTCGTCGAGACGTCAGAGAGGAAACCCACAAGTTTTAGAGATAGAGAGTCAAGAGGAGGACGAATCGACTCTCCTGGGTCCCGAAATGGCGACGGAGACGGTGGAAAAGGAGTGA